The genomic interval GCCAATTTCCCCCTTGTTTAGGCCTCCTTCACCAACCTGACGTTGCAATTGATTTTCTTTGATGGAGAGGAAGCTTTCTTCCACTGGAGCCCTAATGACTCTCTGTACGGCTCCCGTCACCTGGCACAAAAGATGCAAAACACCCCTCATCCGTCAGAAGTTGCGGACACCAATCAACTGGACGGCATAGTACGTACAGAcctatttgtttttatatttcttttgaACAGCTAGTACAGGATTATCACAATAAGTTTGCATTTGAGCAGGAGTGTGTTATCATTTTATACTCACTTGACCTGCGCCTGCATGTGTACAGTAGTCATTAAAAATGGGACATTCTGCATTTGTGTTGCTTCTCTTCCAGgatatgtttgtattattggaCCTGATTGGGGGCCCGAGCCCAAGATTTGGTAACCAGTTCCCAGCGACAACGTACTGGCTCACCCGGCTGCAGAGCATAGGTGGTTTTGCTTTCTTCTAACATTAAACAATAGGTACTTTCCATTAGTACGCCACCAAACTAGTTCAAGCAGATTGGCAGAGAAACCTTTATCATCACATTGATCAATATCAAACGTACCTTATCATGTCCACAACTATTTCTCACCAATATTTTTACTGTCAACCATCAGAAAAACGTCTTCACTCTATGAACCAATTGGAAAACCATCCGGACAGCGCTGAATACTTCTGGCCAGATCGACCTATTGGGCCCATTGATGACGATCACATACCGTTCCTGAGCAGAGGTAAACGCTGCAAACTAGTACTCAAAATTTTAATGTCTGATAggaaatcttcatttttttgtgcctCTTTATCAGGTGTCCGGATTCTCCATCTCATTCCCTCTCCTTTCCCCGCTGTGTGGCACACATTCAATGACAATGAGCAGAACCTGGATCGACCCACCATTGCGAACCTCAACAAGATTTTACAGATCTTTGTCCTGGAGTATCTTAACGTCCGTCCTGTCAATACTGCAGATGTAGTAGCAGCCATGTAGGGTTGCCATGTGTATTTTGTTGATAATGCAAATGTATAAACCTATGATGGAAGGTTGAATTTTAACATTTGGCTACAGAGAACGTGAATTGTCTTATTTGGAAGCGTAATGAATGTGAATTTTACACGTCTTCTGTTCAATCCCAATATTGAAGATTTTTGCTGAGGAAAATGTATTGCGTGTATACACAATGTATACACTATATAGCTTGCATTTAAGGCTTTAATTCAGAATTGTTTGAATTTTCTGACCTCACAAGTACTCACATACATGTAGTAGAATCAAGAGTTAAGTTTTAGTCATGTGATGAGACTAAATGTTATGTGACGTTGTCTTCTATACTTCATCTCCACCAATGTTTACATGCGTAAATGAAGCTTTAAATGAGGAGTATGTGGAtataatgcaaaataaataagagCATATGCTGGTGTACGCTATTTGCCTGCCTAAATTTATTGAAGTCAGATTTTAATAcaatagaaaatgatttatgtTTTTCCTTGCAGAATGATGGGTTACCAACAGAGGGTAGCATAATCCTTTATCTATCCCATCATTATGATTTCCAAATCTTCAACTTTTATGACGGAAGTCTACCGTGAATGGCATTTTGAACAATGACATAGAAGTAAACGCAAATATAATAACTGCTTATGATGTGATCATGACTATTATCTGCATTCAATACGTCGTATGCCGATAAACATTTACGATAGCTTTGTAGAATACCCCTCCCTGCTCGGTGGATTCATTATAATTGCACAAAACAAgcgttaaaaaatgaatgcacaagaaaaaataatattaaatgttacagAACAGGTTGAACACGCCCCTTGTTTCAAATAAAGCCGGTGAATGAAAATTCACACTCGTCA from Stigmatopora argus isolate UIUO_Sarg chromosome 15, RoL_Sarg_1.0, whole genome shotgun sequence carries:
- the qpct gene encoding glutaminyl-peptide cyclotransferase; its protein translation is MAEWDQGSSIIRFFATIAILATFIQCSNGIPWTQEKFHHQAVTLTPDEVRTALSRTDLTQMWQRDLRPLLVARYPGSAGNQAVQQHIKTTLKSLGAGWDVTEDRFISQTPYGPIPFTNLIVTLNPSAKRRLVLACHYDSKYYAPQWHGMEFLGATDSAVPCAMMLELARALDGELKNQKASFTNLTLQLIFFDGEEAFFHWSPNDSLYGSRHLAQKMQNTPHPSEVADTNQLDGIDMFVLLDLIGGPSPRFGNQFPATTYWLTRLQSIEKRLHSMNQLENHPDSAEYFWPDRPIGPIDDDHIPFLSRGVRILHLIPSPFPAVWHTFNDNEQNLDRPTIANLNKILQIFVLEYLNVRPVNTADVVAAM